One window of Cetobacterium sp. 8H genomic DNA carries:
- a CDS encoding M20/M25/M40 family metallo-hydrolase, producing the protein MNKERVINNFIDMVKIYSPSLNEKEYSEYLIKYLERLGLEVYLDLGYEKYGGNAPTIFAKLKGNIVGDGVTLAAHMDVVEPCNNIAPIIDGDFIKTDETTTLGGDDKAGIAAILETLQNLIESESKHEDVYVVLTPCEENGMLGAKNIDWEKVPSHMIPAKNMIVIDNSGRAGLIAHTAPSKYDFKITFKGKKAHAGIEPEKGINAISLAGIAISAMNIGRIDKLTTSNLGTIHSEFPSNVVADLCVVTGEVRGHSLESILETLTAYEDACKKSVEKLGGEFSFEKICVFPTLKPTDDLAFAKEFSKIYEDMGISTELQIIGGGSDSNIFAERGYNSIIIGVGMESVHTVNEKLDTRELFKTIESLNRYLTK; encoded by the coding sequence ATGAATAAGGAAAGAGTTATTAATAATTTTATAGATATGGTAAAGATATATTCGCCATCATTAAATGAGAAAGAATATAGTGAATACCTGATAAAGTATTTAGAAAGATTAGGGCTTGAGGTATATTTAGATTTAGGCTATGAAAAATATGGTGGAAATGCACCTACAATCTTTGCAAAATTAAAAGGAAATATAGTTGGAGACGGAGTTACTTTAGCAGCTCATATGGATGTAGTAGAACCTTGCAATAATATAGCTCCTATTATAGATGGAGACTTTATAAAAACAGATGAAACTACAACTTTAGGTGGAGACGATAAAGCTGGTATAGCTGCTATATTAGAAACTTTACAAAATCTAATTGAAAGTGAATCAAAACATGAGGACGTGTATGTTGTTTTAACTCCATGTGAAGAGAATGGAATGTTGGGAGCAAAAAATATAGATTGGGAAAAAGTTCCAAGTCATATGATTCCAGCAAAAAATATGATTGTTATAGATAACTCTGGAAGAGCTGGATTAATTGCTCATACAGCTCCAAGTAAATATGATTTTAAAATTACCTTTAAAGGAAAAAAAGCTCACGCAGGAATTGAACCAGAAAAAGGAATTAATGCTATATCTCTTGCAGGAATAGCTATATCAGCTATGAATATAGGAAGAATAGATAAGCTTACAACTTCAAACTTAGGGACAATACATTCAGAATTTCCAAGTAATGTGGTAGCTGATCTTTGTGTTGTGACAGGAGAGGTTAGAGGGCACTCTTTAGAGTCTATTTTAGAAACTTTAACTGCTTATGAAGATGCTTGTAAAAAAAGTGTAGAAAAGTTAGGTGGAGAATTTTCTTTTGAAAAAATTTGTGTTTTTCCAACTTTAAAACCAACAGATGATCTTGCTTTTGCTAAAGAGTTTTCAAAGATTTATGAGGATATGGGAATTTCTACTGAGCTTCAAATCATAGGTGGTGGATCAGATAGTAATATATTCGCTGAAAGAGGTTACAATTCTATAATTATTGGAGTGGGAATGGAAAGTGTTCACACTGTAAATGAGAAACTAGATACAAGAGAACTGTTTAAAACTATAGAATCTTTAAATAGATATCTAACTAAATAA
- a CDS encoding alpha/beta hydrolase: MKIKNKIIKTSLFIFAFGLNLQANEMPKDWKGPVIQGPPSGEGMLGKGPTRENIKNKFIDLPYATKSQRQKLDLYLPNSGNKPYPLIIHIHGGAFFGGNKYDEQLFPMFSGLDRGYAVASINYRLSPEAKWPAQINDVKAAIKYLKVNADKYNINPDKIVLWGGSAGGHLSALAGVTPTIKELEDPSLGNPDITPSVAAVVDWFGPIDFLAMDEQWKILGINGEKHSTPDSFESFLMREQITKVPELVSTSNPENYITKDAPVFFIQHGTSDKIIPALQGKNFADKLISVIGKNSVFFEFLEGANHGHEEKMFSTPENIDKVFKFLEIHLDKIN, translated from the coding sequence ATGAAAATAAAAAATAAAATTATTAAAACTTCATTATTTATATTTGCTTTCGGGTTAAATTTACAGGCAAATGAAATGCCTAAAGATTGGAAAGGACCAGTTATTCAAGGGCCACCTTCAGGTGAAGGTATGTTGGGAAAGGGGCCTACTCGTGAAAATATAAAAAATAAGTTTATAGATTTACCTTATGCTACAAAATCACAAAGACAAAAGTTAGATTTATATCTTCCTAATTCTGGAAATAAACCTTATCCACTTATTATTCATATTCATGGAGGAGCCTTCTTTGGAGGTAATAAATATGATGAGCAATTATTCCCTATGTTTTCTGGCTTAGATAGAGGATATGCTGTAGCTTCTATTAATTATAGACTTAGTCCAGAAGCCAAATGGCCTGCACAAATAAATGATGTAAAAGCAGCAATTAAGTATTTAAAAGTAAATGCAGATAAATATAATATTAATCCGGATAAAATAGTCCTATGGGGTGGTTCAGCTGGTGGACATCTCTCTGCTCTTGCTGGTGTTACACCCACAATAAAAGAACTTGAAGATCCTTCTTTAGGAAATCCTGATATAACTCCAAGTGTTGCTGCTGTTGTAGACTGGTTTGGACCTATTGACTTTTTAGCGATGGATGAGCAATGGAAAATACTGGGAATCAATGGAGAAAAACATAGTACTCCTGATTCTTTTGAATCATTTTTAATGAGGGAACAAATAACTAAGGTTCCAGAATTAGTAAGTACTTCTAATCCTGAAAATTATATTACGAAAGATGCACCTGTATTTTTCATTCAACATGGAACTTCAGATAAAATAATTCCTGCATTACAAGGAAAAAACTTTGCGGATAAACTTATTTCTGTTATAGGAAAAAACAGTGTATTCTTTGAATTTTTAGAAGGTGCAAATCACGGACACGAAGAAAAAATGTTTTCAACTCCTGAAAATATAGATAAAGTTTTTAAATTTTTAGAAATACATTTAGATAAAATTAATTAA